DNA from bacterium:
CGTTCCCGACAACTGCGGCATTCGCGTCGGTGATGAGACGAGGACCTGGGAGGAAGGCAAGTGCATGGTGTTCGATGACACCGTGGAGCACGAGGCCTGGAACAAGAGCGACAAATCGCGCGTGGTGCTGATCATGGATTTCAAGGCCCCGGAGCTGGTCGTGAATTCTCCCAAGCCCAAGAAAGGCCTTTTCTCGCGGTTGTTCAAGTCGTAGCGCCGTCCCCCGGTCCACCGCAGCGTCGCCGGCGCCCCGGCGCATCGGCGATGCGGCGTCGGCGAGGCCGCGCGCGCCGCCGTTCGATTGGCGGGGTGCTGCGCCTCTGGTAGAATGAAGTCGACGCCCCTTTCGCCCAAGGAGATTCCGCATGCCCGGTGAGTTCGTGCACTGCCACCTGCATACGGAGTACTCGCTCCTGGACGGCGAGAGCCGGATCGAGCCCCTCATGCGGCGGGCGGCCGACCTCGGCATGCCGGCGATCTCGCTCACCGATCACGGCGCGTTGTACGGGGCGATCGAATTCTACGAGCACGCCCGGGCCCACGGCATCAAGCCGATCATCGGCGTCGAGACCTACGTGGCGCCGCGCCGCATGGGCGACCGCGATCCGAAGCTCGACGCCGCCGCGTTCCATCTCGTGCTGCTGGCGCGGAACGACGAGGGCTACCGCAATCTGCTGAAGTTGACCACCGCCGCGCACCTCGACGGGTTCTACTACAAGCCCCGGATCGACCGCGAGCTGCTCGCCCGCCACAGCGGCGGCCTGATCGGTCTGTCGGCCTGCCTGCAGGGCGAGATCCCGCGGGCGATTCTCCGCGATGACCAGGCGGCCGCCCGCATGCTCGCCGCGGCGTACCGGGACATCTTCGGGCCCGGCCATTTCTATCTGGAGCTCCAAAATCACGGTATCGCAGACCAGCAGACGCTCTCCCGCGGCCTCCTCGCGCTGGCCCGCGAGCTCGACCTGCCGCTCGTGGCCACCAACGACGTGCACTACGTGACGCGCGATGAGGCCGACGCGCAGGATGCGTTGATGTGCATCCAGATGGGCATCGACCTGAACGAGAAGGACAAGCCCCGCATGGGCGACGTCCCCGAGTTCTACCTGAAGGGCGCGGACGAAATGGCCGCCCGGTTCGGGGAGGTCCCGGAGGCCCTCCGCAACACCCTCGTCATCGCCGAGGCGTGCGATCTCGAGATCGACACCAGCACCACCCGGCTGCCGCCCTTCCCCGTGCCCGACGGCGAGACGGCGGACTCGTACCTGCGGGGGCTGTGCGAGGCCGGGCTGCGCCGGATCTACGGACAGGTCACCCCCCAGCTCGCGGAGCGCCTGGACTACGAACTGGGGGTCATCGCCAAGACGGGGTACGCGGCGTACTTCCTCATCGTGCAGGACTTCGTCAACTTCGCCCGCCGGCGCGGCATCTACACCACGGTGCGCGGCTCCGCGGCCGGCAGCCTCGTGCTCTATGCCTCCGGGGTCACCGACGTGGACCCGATCGCGTACCGGCTGCCGTTCGACCGCTTCCTCAACCTGGAGCGGTACACGATGCCGGACATCGACGTGGATTTCATGGACAGCCGGCGGGACGAGGTCATCAAGTACGTCGTCGACAAGTACGGCGCCGACCGCGTCGCGCAGATCATCACGTTCGGCACCCTGGGGGCCCGGGCGGCGATCCGTGACCTCGGCCGGGTGATGGGCCTGCCCTACGGCGACGTCGACCGCATCGCCAAGCTCGTGCCCGGCGCCAACGTCACGCTCCAGGAAGCGCTCGCGGCGGAGCCCGAACTGCGCGCGGCGGCGGACGGGAGCCCCCAGATCCGCCGCCTCCTGGACATGGCGCAAAAACTGGAAGGGGTCGCCCGGCACGCCAGCACGCATGCCGCGGGGGTCATCATCTCCCGCGATCCGCTGACGGAGCACGTGCCGCTCCAGCGCGCGACGAAGGGCGATCTGTTGATGACGCAGTACGACATGAACAGCGTCGCCCGCCTCGGGCTGCTCAAGATCGATTTTCTGGGCCTGGCCAACCTCACGATCCTCGACGCGGCGATCCGGTTGATCCGGGAGTCGCGGGGCGTCGACATCGACCTGCAGCGGTTGCCGCTCGACGACCGGGCGACCTACGCGCTGCTGGCATCCGGCGAGACGATCGGCATCTTCCAGCTGGAGGGCCGGGGGATCACCCGCTATCTCCGCGAGCTCAAGCCCGACCGCATCGAAGACGTCATGGCCATGGTGGCGCTGTTCCGGCCGGGGCCGATGGCCAACATCCCGGCCTACATCCGGCGCAAGCACGGCCAGGAGAAGGTCACCTACCTGCACCCCCGCCTCGAGCCGGTGCTCAAGGAAACGTACGGCGTGATGGTCTACCAGGAGGACATCATGACCGTCGCGCAGGCGATCGCCGGATACACCCTGGCCGAGGCCGACGTGCTGTGCTACGCGATCCGGAAGAAGATCAAGGACCGGCTCCTCGCGCAGCGTGAGACGTTCGTCGCCGGGGCCCGGAAGAACGGCGTGGACGCCCGGACGGTCGATCAGATCTTCGAACAGTTCGAGCCGTTCGCGCGGTACGGATTCAACCGCGCGCACGCCGCGAGTTACGGGCTCATCGCCTACTACACCGCGTACCTCAAGGCGCATTACTCCGCGGAATACATGACGGCGCTGCTCTCGAGCGAGGCCGGCAACATGGACAAGGTCGCCGAGTCCGTGGCCGAGTGCGGGCGGATGAACCTCCGGGTGCTCCCGCCGGACATCAACGAAAGCGCCGCCTCGTTCGTCACCGACGGTGAGGCGATCCGGTTCGGTCTGGCGGCCGTCCGGAACGTCGGGCTCGGCGCAATCGACGTCGTCATCGCCGCGCGCGAGGCCGGCGGGCCGTTTGCGAGCCTGGCCGATTTCTGCGGGCGCGTCGACACCCGCCTCGTCAACCAGCGCGTGATCGCGAGCCTGATCAAGGCGGGGGCGTTCGACCGGCTCGGGTCGCGGGCGCAGATGCTCCAGACGCTCGATGCGGTGGTCGAACGGGCGCAGCGGAGCCAGCGCGCCCGCAACGAGGCGCAGACCGGACTCTTCGCCGACTTCGGAGCGGCGCCGGAGCCGCTCGCCGCGGACACGGCGGTCCAGGAGTTCACCAAGGACGAGCTGCTGACGATGGAGCGGGAGATGCTCGGGCTGTACATCTCCGACCACCCGTTGCGGCGCTGGGCTCCGGCGCTGGCGCGCCGGACGACGGCCACGATCGCCCAACTCGCGGATCTGCCCGATCGTCGCGAGGTGACGATCGGCGGCGTCGTCGGCACGGTGAAGCGGAGCATGACCCGCTCCGGCTCGACGATGGCGTTTGTGACGCTGGAGGACCTGACGGGGAGCATCGAAGTGCTCGTCTTCCCCCGGGCCTACGAGCAGTACGGGTTGTCGCTCAAACGCGACGCGGTCGTGTTGCTGCGCGGGAAACTCGACGTGGAGGAGCAGTCGGTCAAGCTGCTGTGCGATGAAGTGATCGGGCTTCCTCCCACGCCGGAGGAGGTCGACGGCTCGGCACCCGGCGCGCCCACGAACGGGCAGATCGCCGCCGCGGCGCGGGCGCCGGTCGGCGCGGCCCGGAGCGGGGCGGCCGTGCGGGTGCGCGTCAGCACCATCGAGGAAATCGAACAACTCGAACGATACCTCCACGAGCACCCCGGTCCGCGCCGGGTGTGCGCCCACGTCGTGAGCGGTGAGGGCGAACACGTCGTGCCCGTCCGCACCGGCGCGCATGACGTCGAGGAACTCCAACAGGCGCTCGAGCAGCTGTTCGGCGAGGGGAATGTCTGGGAAGAGTAGCGCGGTCGCCCGCCAGGCGGTGCTGACCGTGCTGCTGATGGCGCTGGGGTTCCTCGTTATCGTCCAGGTGAGGGCCAGCCGCGGCCTGTCCGCGCAGGAAGAGGTGCCGACCCGCAATGTCTACGCGCTTGCGACGATGCTGCGGGAGGAACGGACCGCCCGGCAGAGCCTCGAGGCGCAGGTCGACGATCTGACCCGGCGGCTCACGGTCTTCGAGCGGGCGACGGCCGAGCGCCGGAGCACGACCGAGGCGATGATGCGCGACCTGGAGAGCCTGCGGGTGGCGGCCGGCCTGGTGCCGCTCGCCGGCCCGGGCGTCACCGTCGCGGTCGGCGCCGCGCAGGCTCCGGTCGTCGGCCACGCGCCCCCCGTCGTGCAGTACGTCGATTTGGTCAGCATCATCAACGAACTCTGGGCGGGAGGGGCCGAGGCGGTTGCCGTGAGCGGCGTGCGGGTCACCGCCACGTCCGGCTTCAGCGAGGTCGGCGGCACGATCCTCGCCGACCGGCAGCGTCTCGCCCCCCCGTATACGATCGACGCGATCGGCGAGCCGGCCACCCTCGCCGGGGCGCTGCAGATCCGCGGCGGCATCATCGAAGGTCTGCGGACGCTCGGCCTGACCATCAAGATCACGCCCAAGGCCACCGTCACGGTCCCGGCCATCCAGGCCGTTCCGACGCTCCGGGTCGCCCACCCGGCGGTCCCCTAACCCGGCGATCGTGCGCCGCGATACGCCGGTTGTGATCGCGGGGGCGTCGTTCGCGGGACTCGCCGTCGCCCGGGAACTCGGCCCCCGCGCGCTGTTGCTCGACGGCGACCCGGTGGGCGAGGGCCAGACGTCGGCGTGTGGCGCACCGGTGCGCGTGCTGCGGGCGGTCGAGGCCGGTGCGTCGATTCAAGAAGTCCATCACGATCTCGTGATCCATACGCCCGGACGCGACGTCCGCTGGCCGCTGCCCGAGCCGTTTTGCACCTTCGACTACCGGACGTGCTGCCGGGCCGCCTTTGAAGCCTCGGGGGCGGCATTCCTTCGCGCGGCGGTCTACGGGCATCGCGACGGCACAGTCGCGCTGACCTCGGCCGGGGAGATTCGGGCGCGCCTCCTCGTCGACGCCACCGGCTGGCGGGCCGCCCTCAGCCGGACGCCGGGGTCGGATTCCCGCCTCCCCGCTGCCGTTACCCGCGGTCCGGCCGGCGGCCGTTATTTCGGCCTCGAGGTCGAGGTCCCGGCGACATTTGAAACAGGCCTCCACTTCTACTTCTCTTCGGATATCGTCCGCGGCGGGTACGCCTGGGTCTTCCCTGCGGGCCGCGTCGTCCGGGCGGGCATCCTCAGCTACCGGGCCCGCAGCGGCCTGGGCCCGCAACTCGAGGCGTTTCTCGGCCGCCTGGGGCTCCCGTCCGGGCCTCGTCACGGCGGCTTTCTCCCGACCCGTCTCGGCCCGCCGGTTGTAGACGGCGTCTTCCTCGTCGGCGATGCCGCCGGACACTGCCTGCCCCTTACGGGGGAGGGCATTCGCTCGGCGGTTTGGGCGGGCCGGGTGTGCGGCCGGTTGCTCCGCGGCGTGCTCGCGGAAGAGATGACCCCGGCCGGGGCCGCGGCCGGGTATGCCGCGTACGCGGAACGGCAGCGCCGGCGCTACCGGGTACTGGAGTGGTCGACGGCCGTGGCGCTGACATTCCCGGCCCGGGTGCTCGGGGTGCTTGCGGCAGGGGTGTCGCGGCCCGGACCGCTCCGCGCGTTCATGGCGCGCTATCTTGCGATGTTCGCCGCGGACGTTGGTGCCGAGGCGGCGCTTCCCGCATGACCCCCGGAGCGCCGGGCATGGCGCCTCGCTTACGGCCGATGGCCCCCGTCAACGGCGGCGCAGTCGCGCGCCGGTTCGGTTAGACGAGCAGTAATGCCGGTTTCCCTGTCGGGAATCGCCGCGTACCTCTTTCTCTGGGCCGCGACGGCGAGCGGTGTGATGATGTCGTCCGACCGGTGGCGGCGCCCGGGCCGGCCCCGCGCCTTGCGCGGGGCCGGCCCGGGATGGCTCGGTGCGCCCGCGCACGAGTCGTTGTCGTTGGCCGGTCTCGGGGTCACCCTGCTGCACGCGGCGCAGACCGTCTTCGCCCCGCCGGGTCCCCGTCTGGAACTCCTCGTCTTCGCCGGACCGGATCTGGCGGACGGATGGGGGCTGTTTGTGGGCGTGCTCGCGTTGTATCTCACCGCGGCCGCGACGACGTCGTTCTACCTGCGTGCGCGTCTCGGCCGCTGGTGGAGTGCGGTTCACGCGTCCGCTTATGCGGCGTACGCCGCCGCGCTGTGGCACGCGCTCGCGATCGGCGCGAACGCCTGGCTGCCGCCGGTTCGATGGCTGTACGTCGTCACGCTGGCCATCCTTGTAGCCATAAGCGCCCTCCGAGTAATTGCTGCCATCAACCGCAAGATGCGCAAGACGGGCATTGACAAGCAAGGTCTGTTACATCATAATGTCATTGATTAACACCATGGTGGTCAATGCACAGAACCCAGATCCAATTAACCGATGAGCAGAGCCGTCACTTGCGACGGCTTTCCGCCGAGCGCGGAATTTCCATGTCAACGCTCGTGAGAGAGGCAGTCAATCTGCTGCTTCAAGCGCGCAGTCAGGATGATCGAGAAATCCTGTGGCAGAGAGCGGCGGCGACGGTGGGTCGCTTCAGGTCGGGCCGCAGCGACGTAAGTGCACGGCACGACGACTATGCTGCCGAGGCCTACGGCGATCCCCATGGACGTCTTCGTTGACACGTCGGGTCTCTATGCTCTTCTCGACGCTGACGATCGCCTCCATGATCGTGCCGCTTCGGCGTGGGGATACCTCCATCGTAAGCGCCGTACACTGAAGTCCCACAATTACGTGATCGTCGAGACGGCGGTCATTATGCAACGGCGTCTCGGAATGGCAGCGGTCGGCGCCCTTGTCCGCGACGTCGTGCCGCTTCTCGGTGTTGTCTGGGTCGACGAAAACCTTCATTCGGCCGCGGTGACGGCTCTGCTGGCATCCGAGCGGCGGGACATCAGTCTGGTCGACTGGACCAGCTTTGAACTGATGAGGCGACTGGGCATCAAAGACGCCCTGACCTTTGACGGACATTTCACCGATCAGGGGTTCAGCGTCTTCTCCGACGACGAACGTATCACCTAGCCGGGGGGATCAGCGCCTCGTTCCACGGCGGGGCGCGCGTACGGTTGAGACGGGGATCCGCGAGTACCGGACGACGTGCTCCGCGACACTGCCGACGAACAAGTGGGACACTCCGCGACGCCCGTGCGTGCCCATCACGATGACGTCTGCGCTGACGTCGTCCGCCGTCGAAAGAATCACATCACGTGCGTGACCCGCGCGGAGGATCTGGCGGCGCACCTCCGGGGTCCGCTCGGCGAGCGCGGTGAGGGACGCGCCGGCCTGCTCCCGGATGGCCCGGACGACCGTGGCCGGAATCGGCGCGGGGACGGCGGCGGGTCCGGCGACGGGCATCCATTGATACGGCAGATCGATCACGTGCAACAAGATGATCTTGGCGCCGAACGCCTGGGCGAGTTCGCGCGCCCACCGCAGCGCGGCGTCCGCTGAGTCCGAGAAGTCGGTCGGCACGAGAATCGTTCGGATAGGCATCGGTCCTCACAGTTCCATCTCTTCGGAACGCGCCCCTGCACTCCACGAGACAATTGCCGGCCGGCGTGACCGCCCTGGGACGGCGTCACCGCGCCCGGCGGGTTCGGGCGCCGCGCGCCGGCCGCGGCCGCCCGCGGCCGCGATCCCTGCGCGGTGCTGGCCCGAAGGCCTCGAGTCGCGCCATCAGATCCTTCAACACTATGCCGCTGCCGAAGGGCAGGACCCCGGCCGGCAGCCGTCCGGCTCGAAGCGCCAAGCCTTTCCGCACTGCCACGATCATCGGGACGCCGGTGGGCTTCACGATGACGCCGCACTGCCCGGCGCGGTCCCAGGCCGTGAGCGCCGCCTCCTGATCCGGCCGAAGCGGGGGAGAGCGGGGTGGAGTGTGGGGCACTCGAAGAAGTCCGGCGCGTCGTCACGCACCTCGAGCCCTCGGGCCGCCACATCCTCGATGAGCCGGACGTGATTGAGCGCCGCGGTGCGCCAAGCGGCCACGCGGTCATCCCAGATCAGGTAGTCCGGCGCGTCGAGGCCGGAGAACGCATCGAGATGGAGCGAACCGCGCTCGAAGCGCAGCCGGAGAATCCGGTCGGGGAGACCGGACGTCTCAGTCCCCCCAGAGCGCGTCGAGGGTAATCACCAGACCGGGGAAGAGAGCAGGCGTCCACGCGCCACGTTCGGCGCGCCCGGTGAGGCGGTACGCGTCTCCTTCCAGGTGATAGACTTCGACGCCGCGGGCTTCGGGGTCCACGATCCAGTACTCGGCAACGGCCGCGCGGGCGTAGGCTTCCCTCTTCCGGCCGCGATCCACGGCGGCGGTGCCGGGGGAGAGAACCTCGACGACCAGATCCGGCGCGCCGTGGATGGCAGCGTCGCCGATGATGTTCCGGCGGCGCTCGGCGACGAACACAATGTCGGGCTGCATGATGTCCGTTGCGGTCAGAACGACGTCGATCGGCGAAGGCAGCACCTCGCCCAGCCGTCGGGCGTCGATGTGCGTCTTCAGCGCGGCGTACACGGTACCGACAACGTGTTGGTGCCGGGGGGTAGGTGCCGGTGCCACAAAGAGCTCGCCTCCCAGGACCTCTTTGCGCGTGCCGTTGTCGGGTAGGTTCTGGTAGTCGGCGTAGGTCAGAATTACCTTCTGGTCCGCCATGACAGGCTCACTCCCCGGAGGGGCGCCACAGTCTCGGAGAAAGTATAACAAGGCCGCGAGGCGGACGTCACTCTCACGGCTTCTGGTTCTCTTGGTGCCGGAGGAAAGATTGCATCCAAATATCCTGGTGCCGGAGGAGGGACTCGAACCCCCACGGGTGTGACCCCAGGCGATTTTGAGTCGCCCTCGTCTGCCGATTCCGACACTCCGGCACAGCGCGTCCGGCAGCGGACGCAACGGTAATCGTACCATCCTTGCCCCGCGGTCGCCAGGGCGGGCCGCGGCCGGCCGTTATCGATTCCGCTCGTAGATCAGCCTGAGGCCTTCCAGCACCAGCAGGGGATCGTGATGATCCAAACACCCGCAGTGCGGGACCACCAAGTCGGCCCAGCCGCCGGTGGCGACCGTGGTCGCCGGGCCTCCGAGTTCCTCGCGGATCCGCCGCACGACCTCGTTCACAAGCCCCACAAAGCCGAAGACGATGCCGGCCTGCATCGCCGTCGTGGTCGACCGGCCGATCGTCACCCCCGGCGCCTGCAGCGGCACCCGGTGCAGCTGCGCGGCGTGCTCCGCGAGGGCATCCACGGAGATCCCGATCCCGGGCGCGATCGCGCCGCCAAGAAAGTCGCCGTCACGAGAGACGACCGAGAACGTGCTCGCCGTCCCGAGATCGACGGCGATCACCGGGCCGCCGTACCGGGCGTACGCCGCCACGGCCGCGCAGATCCGGTCGGCGCCGACGTCGAGAGGATTGTCGTAGAGAATCCGCATCCCGGTTCGCGTGTCCGGCCCGGCGACGAGTGGCGCGACGTGGAAGTAGTCGCGGGCAAGCCATCCCAGCGTCTCCAGCAGGGCCGGGACGACGGAACAGATGGCGACGCCGCCGACCGCGTCGAACCCCAGGCCGGCCGACTCGAACAGCGCCTGGATCAGCATCGCATATTCATCGGCGGTGCGGCGGGTGTCGCTCGCGGCGCGCCAGTGCTGCAGCAGGTCGCGGTTCCGGTACACCCCGATTTTCGTCAGGGTGTTGTTGGCGTTGAGGGCGAGCAGGAGCGGCGCGTCCACTATTCTCCCATTCTACCGCGCCGCCGCCGCGGCGGGGGCGCGGACGGGCCCCCGGGCGCGCCGCCGGAGCGTGCTATAATTTTGCCGGATGCCTCCCACCGATCGCCGCACGCTGCTCCTCGTCGACGCGAACGGGCTCGTGTACCGCGCCTTTTTCGCGCTGCCGTATTTCACGACGCGCGACGGCCGTCCCACGAACGCCGTCTACGGGTTCACGACGATGCTCCTGAAAGTCCTCGAGGAGCAGGCCCCGGAGTACGTCGCCGTGGCGTTCGACAGGCCGGGGCCGACGTTCCGGCACGAGGCCTTTGCGGAGTACAAGGCGCGGCGCCGGCCGATGCCGGACGACCTGCGGCCGCAGATCGCGCTCGCCAAGCAGGTGGTTGAGGCCCTCGAGCTGCCGGTGTTCGAAGTGACCGGGTTCGAAGCCGACGACGTCATCGGAACGCTCGTCCGGCGCGCCGAGGCCGGCGGATTCGACGTGTTGATCGTGACCGGCGATCTGGACGCGCTGCAGCTCGTCTCAGCGCACACGCGGGTGATGATGACGAGCCGCGGGATCAGCGAGACCGTCGTCTACGACGAGGCGGGCGTGGCGGCGAAGCTCGGCGTGACGCCGGCCCAGGTCCCGGATTTCAAGAGCCTCAAGGGCGACGCGACCGACAACATCCCGGGAGTCCCGGGGGTCGGCGACAAGACCGCGGCCCGGCTGCTCGCGGGCGGGACGACAGTGGAGACGCTCCTCGCCGGGCTCGACGACCTGGCCGATGCCCGCCTGCGCGCCAAGCTCGCGGAGCACCGGGAGCAGATTGTCCAGAGCAAGCACATCGCGACGATCGCGACCGACGTCGACCTGTCCTTGGATTGGGCGGCGCTGCGGCGGCGGACGCCGGATCTGGATCGTGTGCGGGCGCTCTTCACCGATCTTGAGTTCAAGACGCTGCTCGACCGGCTCGGCGTCGCGACGGCGGCACCGGCAGAACAGGCGCCGGGAGCGTACCGGACCGTCTCCGCGGCGGAACTCGGCGCCGCGCTGGCGGCGGCGACGCAGCTCGCGATCGCGCCGGTCGCGGGTGAAGGCCATCCCTTCGCGGCCCGGTTGCTGGGCGTCGCCGTCGCGACGCGGCCCGGCGAGGCGGTGTACGCGGAGGTGAACGGGGGCGTGCCGGCGCCGCTGGCCCGGGCGCTCGAGCGGGAGGACCTCCCCAAACTGAGCCAGGACGTCAAGCGTGACCTGCTGCTGCTCGAAGGCGCCGGTCTGGCTCCGCGCGGCTTCGTCTTCGACGTCGGCCTGGCCTCGTATCTCCTCGATCCGGCGAAGCGCACCCACACCCTCGGTGGCGCGGCGTGGGATTTTCTGCGCTGGCGCATGCACGACGGCGCGGAATCCCCGGCCGCCACCCCGCACGCGGGGCGGGGAGAGGGCCTGGCGCTCGGCGTCGGGCCCGCGGAGGCCGCCGCGGAGGAAGCCGACGCGATCGCACGGCTCCGCGACGTGATGGAGCGGGGCCTTCGCACGCGCGACGTCGAACGCTTGTACCATGACGTCGACCTGCCCCTCGCGTCCGTGCTCGCCCGGATGGAGCGCGTCGGCGTGGCGATCGACGCCGCGGCGCTGCGGGCGCTGTCGGTGTCGTTCCGCGAGCGGCTCGACGCGCTGACACGCGACATCCACCGGCTCGCCGGCACCGAGTTCAACATCGGGTCGCCGAAGCAGCTCGCGTTCGTTCTCTTCGAGAAGCTGCAACTCCCCGCGCAGAAGCGGACCAAGACCGGCTACTCGACCGACGCCGAGGTGCTCGAGCAGCTGGCGCCCCTCAGCGACGTCGTCGCCAAGATCCTGGAGCACCGCCGGCTGAGCAAACTTCTCGGCACCTATGTCGACGCGCTGCCCGCGGCGCTGCACGCGGCGACCGGACGCCTCCACCCGACCTTCAATCAGGCCGGGTCGAGCACCGGCCGGATCATCACGACCGAGCCCAACTTACAGAACATCCCGATCTTCGAGGAGGACGGGCGCGAGGTACGGCGGGCCTTTGTGGCCGGCCGGCCGGGGAACGTGCTGCTCTCGGCCGACTACTCGCAAATCGAGCTGCGGGTGCTCGCGCACATTACCGAGGATCCTGGATTGCTGGAGGCGTTTCGGGCGGGCCGCGACATCCACACGGCGACGTCCGCGGAAGTCTTCGGCGTCGCCTCCGACGCCGTCACCGCCGAGATGCGCCGCCAGGCCAAGATGTTCAACTACGGGATCGCCTACGGGATCACCGACTACGGCCTTGCCGTCCGGCTCCGGACCAGCCGGGAGGAGGCGAGGGCGTTCATGGACGCCTATTTCGCGCGCTACGGCCGCGTCGCGGACTACATGCGAACGGCGGTCGAACGGGCGCGCCGGGACGGCTACGTGAGCACGCTGCTCGGCCGGCGCCTGACGGTGCCCGACATCTTGAGCCGCCACCGGCCGACGCGCGAACGCGCGGAACGGGTCGCCATCAACGCGGCGATCCAGGGGACGGCGGCCGACATCATCAAGCTCGCGATGTTGAAGATCGCCCGCGAGTTCCTGCCCCGATTCCCGGACGTGGAGATGGTGTTGCAGATCCACGACGAACTCCTGTTTGAGGTGCCGGCCGGCCTGGTCCGCGATGTGGCGCCGGAAATCCGGCGGCTGATGGCCGAGGCGTTCCCCCTGTGCGTGCCGCTGTCTGCGGACGCCGGGGTGGGTCCCAACTGGCTCGATCTGACAGACGTGGCATGACCGGACGCCGGCCGCGTCGGATCGGCCTGACCGGCGGCGTGGCCAGCGGCAAGAGCACGGTCACCGCGGCGCTCCGTGCGTGCGGGGCCGCGATCGTGGACGCCGACGCGATCGCCCGGGACGTCGTCCGCCCGGGCGGGCCGGCGTACGACGGGATCGTCGAGGCCTTCGGGCCGTCGGTCGTCAACGCCGACGGGACGCTCGACCGCAAGGCGCTGGCCGCGCGCGTCTTTACGGATGAGACGGACCGCCGCCGCCTCAACACCCTGACCCACCCGCACATCCGGCGCCTGATGGCGGAGGAGGCCGTGCGCCTCACGGCGGCGCCGGAGAGCCCGGTGATCGTGTTCGATATTCCCCTGCTGCTCGACACGACGGACGGGCGCGACCTGGATCTCGATGGGATCGTCGTGGTGTACGCCGACCCCGCGACGCGCCTCCGGCGGCTCATGGCGCGGGACGGTCTGGGAGACGAGGAGGCCCGCCGGCGGCTGGCGGCCCAGATGCCGCTCGAGGGCAAGCTGCCGCGGGCCGATTGGGTGATCGACAACTCCGGTACCCTGGAGGCGACGCGCGCGGAGGTGGAGCGCCTCTGGCACACGCTCACGGCGCCCGCCGAGGAGCGCCCCGGCCCCGCACGCTGACGGCGCCGCGTCCGGTCCCGTCCGCCGCCGCCGCGGGTGTTCGGTAGTCCGGAGAGTCCGGAGCCAACCGGTGGTCGCCGTTTCGGGGCCG
Protein-coding regions in this window:
- a CDS encoding DNA polymerase III subunit alpha, whose translation is MPGEFVHCHLHTEYSLLDGESRIEPLMRRAADLGMPAISLTDHGALYGAIEFYEHARAHGIKPIIGVETYVAPRRMGDRDPKLDAAAFHLVLLARNDEGYRNLLKLTTAAHLDGFYYKPRIDRELLARHSGGLIGLSACLQGEIPRAILRDDQAAARMLAAAYRDIFGPGHFYLELQNHGIADQQTLSRGLLALARELDLPLVATNDVHYVTRDEADAQDALMCIQMGIDLNEKDKPRMGDVPEFYLKGADEMAARFGEVPEALRNTLVIAEACDLEIDTSTTRLPPFPVPDGETADSYLRGLCEAGLRRIYGQVTPQLAERLDYELGVIAKTGYAAYFLIVQDFVNFARRRGIYTTVRGSAAGSLVLYASGVTDVDPIAYRLPFDRFLNLERYTMPDIDVDFMDSRRDEVIKYVVDKYGADRVAQIITFGTLGARAAIRDLGRVMGLPYGDVDRIAKLVPGANVTLQEALAAEPELRAAADGSPQIRRLLDMAQKLEGVARHASTHAAGVIISRDPLTEHVPLQRATKGDLLMTQYDMNSVARLGLLKIDFLGLANLTILDAAIRLIRESRGVDIDLQRLPLDDRATYALLASGETIGIFQLEGRGITRYLRELKPDRIEDVMAMVALFRPGPMANIPAYIRRKHGQEKVTYLHPRLEPVLKETYGVMVYQEDIMTVAQAIAGYTLAEADVLCYAIRKKIKDRLLAQRETFVAGARKNGVDARTVDQIFEQFEPFARYGFNRAHAASYGLIAYYTAYLKAHYSAEYMTALLSSEAGNMDKVAESVAECGRMNLRVLPPDINESAASFVTDGEAIRFGLAAVRNVGLGAIDVVIAAREAGGPFASLADFCGRVDTRLVNQRVIASLIKAGAFDRLGSRAQMLQTLDAVVERAQRSQRARNEAQTGLFADFGAAPEPLAADTAVQEFTKDELLTMEREMLGLYISDHPLRRWAPALARRTTATIAQLADLPDRREVTIGGVVGTVKRSMTRSGSTMAFVTLEDLTGSIEVLVFPRAYEQYGLSLKRDAVVLLRGKLDVEEQSVKLLCDEVIGLPPTPEEVDGSAPGAPTNGQIAAAARAPVGAARSGAAVRVRVSTIEEIEQLERYLHEHPGPRRVCAHVVSGEGEHVVPVRTGAHDVEELQQALEQLFGEGNVWEE
- a CDS encoding DUF881 domain-containing protein codes for the protein MSGKSSAVARQAVLTVLLMALGFLVIVQVRASRGLSAQEEVPTRNVYALATMLREERTARQSLEAQVDDLTRRLTVFERATAERRSTTEAMMRDLESLRVAAGLVPLAGPGVTVAVGAAQAPVVGHAPPVVQYVDLVSIINELWAGGAEAVAVSGVRVTATSGFSEVGGTILADRQRLAPPYTIDAIGEPATLAGALQIRGGIIEGLRTLGLTIKITPKATVTVPAIQAVPTLRVAHPAVP
- a CDS encoding NAD(P)/FAD-dependent oxidoreductase; the protein is MRRDTPVVIAGASFAGLAVARELGPRALLLDGDPVGEGQTSACGAPVRVLRAVEAGASIQEVHHDLVIHTPGRDVRWPLPEPFCTFDYRTCCRAAFEASGAAFLRAAVYGHRDGTVALTSAGEIRARLLVDATGWRAALSRTPGSDSRLPAAVTRGPAGGRYFGLEVEVPATFETGLHFYFSSDIVRGGYAWVFPAGRVVRAGILSYRARSGLGPQLEAFLGRLGLPSGPRHGGFLPTRLGPPVVDGVFLVGDAAGHCLPLTGEGIRSAVWAGRVCGRLLRGVLAEEMTPAGAAAGYAAYAERQRRRYRVLEWSTAVALTFPARVLGVLAAGVSRPGPLRAFMARYLAMFAADVGAEAALPA
- a CDS encoding PIN domain-containing protein, giving the protein MDVFVDTSGLYALLDADDRLHDRAASAWGYLHRKRRTLKSHNYVIVETAVIMQRRLGMAAVGALVRDVVPLLGVVWVDENLHSAAVTALLASERRDISLVDWTSFELMRRLGIKDALTFDGHFTDQGFSVFSDDERIT
- a CDS encoding universal stress protein codes for the protein MPIRTILVPTDFSDSADAALRWARELAQAFGAKIILLHVIDLPYQWMPVAGPAAVPAPIPATVVRAIREQAGASLTALAERTPEVRRQILRAGHARDVILSTADDVSADVIVMGTHGRRGVSHLFVGSVAEHVVRYSRIPVSTVRAPRRGTRR
- a CDS encoding Uma2 family endonuclease, translating into MADQKVILTYADYQNLPDNGTRKEVLGGELFVAPAPTPRHQHVVGTVYAALKTHIDARRLGEVLPSPIDVVLTATDIMQPDIVFVAERRRNIIGDAAIHGAPDLVVEVLSPGTAAVDRGRKREAYARAAVAEYWIVDPEARGVEVYHLEGDAYRLTGRAERGAWTPALFPGLVITLDALWGD
- a CDS encoding type III pantothenate kinase codes for the protein MDAPLLLALNANNTLTKIGVYRNRDLLQHWRAASDTRRTADEYAMLIQALFESAGLGFDAVGGVAICSVVPALLETLGWLARDYFHVAPLVAGPDTRTGMRILYDNPLDVGADRICAAVAAYARYGGPVIAVDLGTASTFSVVSRDGDFLGGAIAPGIGISVDALAEHAAQLHRVPLQAPGVTIGRSTTTAMQAGIVFGFVGLVNEVVRRIREELGGPATTVATGGWADLVVPHCGCLDHHDPLLVLEGLRLIYERNR